In Bacteroidota bacterium, one DNA window encodes the following:
- a CDS encoding putative DNA binding domain-containing protein, with product MFDPFGKRPELVLRPKHLTRRVLDERIAEGESTTLEFKRHFSSPDRMAKEIIAFANTKGGMILMGVDDDGSVVGVESEKSEMAEIEHTAQFLCEPPIPVEIQVVHFGGSTEVVAVIIPESTNKPHTLVEFDSSGKRVQNPQAQGYVRVKDRSMQASREVMKVMKSRRPDAPPLRIAIGYNERALFDYLEKHGRITVDEFANLVNISRRRASKIVVDLVRAGTLLIHTVETTEFFTLSE from the coding sequence ATGTTCGATCCATTCGGCAAGCGACCTGAATTAGTCCTGCGCCCGAAGCATCTGACGCGCCGTGTGCTCGACGAGCGTATCGCCGAAGGCGAGAGCACGACGCTGGAATTCAAGCGACATTTCTCAAGTCCAGATCGGATGGCTAAAGAGATAATCGCTTTCGCCAACACCAAAGGAGGTATGATCCTCATGGGGGTCGACGACGACGGCTCGGTCGTTGGCGTCGAGAGCGAAAAATCGGAAATGGCAGAAATCGAACACACGGCGCAATTCCTCTGCGAGCCGCCGATCCCGGTCGAGATTCAGGTCGTACATTTCGGCGGATCGACCGAGGTAGTCGCCGTAATTATCCCCGAAAGCACGAACAAGCCGCATACCCTCGTCGAGTTTGATTCGAGCGGCAAACGTGTGCAGAACCCGCAGGCACAAGGCTATGTGCGTGTAAAAGATCGTTCGATGCAGGCAAGCCGCGAGGTGATGAAGGTCATGAAGAGCCGCCGCCCGGATGCTCCGCCGCTTCGCATCGCCATCGGATACAACGAACGAGCGCTCTTCGATTACTTAGAGAAGCACGGCCGCATCACCGTCGACGAGTTTGCCAATCTCGTGAACATCTCGCGCCGTCGTGCAAGTAAGATCGTTGTCGATCTCGTCCGTGCCGGGACGCTTCTGATTCATACCGTCGAAACAACAGAGTTCTTTACGCTGTCAGAATAA
- a CDS encoding response regulator — protein MSALTLRIVAIDDDPTMCEMIADMLRKKFPGTEVEIYNTGEDALSTLSLAPDLVILDYQLDSVKADAMNGIQVLTKLRERYPQLPIIFLSSQDRMEVATNTIKYGARDYIVKNETAFQKLELAIGSLLSYNELKKSHGFQKTMSTVVWVLLFLMIAYMIYLRFS, from the coding sequence ATGAGCGCGCTTACCCTTCGCATCGTAGCCATTGACGACGACCCGACCATGTGCGAGATGATCGCCGACATGTTACGGAAGAAATTTCCCGGCACGGAGGTCGAGATCTACAACACCGGCGAGGACGCCCTTTCCACGCTTTCACTTGCGCCGGATCTGGTGATCCTCGATTACCAGCTCGATAGCGTCAAAGCCGATGCAATGAATGGCATTCAGGTGCTGACGAAGCTTCGCGAGCGCTACCCGCAACTGCCCATCATCTTCCTCAGCAGCCAGGACCGGATGGAAGTTGCGACGAACACGATCAAGTACGGTGCTCGCGATTACATCGTCAAGAACGAGACGGCCTTTCAGAAGCTCGAGCTCGCGATCGGCAGTTTGCTCTCGTATAACGAGCTGAAGAAATCGCACGGCTTCCAAAAAACCATGAGTACGGTCGTTTGGGTGCTGCTGTTCCTGATGATCGCCTACATGATCTATCTGCGCTTTAGTTAA
- a CDS encoding ParB/RepB/Spo0J family partition protein, producing MSKTKFSLGKGLSALIPTADSDATAALESPDVASKLGSVAMVALSEIAPNPQQPRQDFEPEALGELVESIRSHGIIQPVTIRRKPSGGYELISGERRVRAARIAGLSEIPAYVIEVDTDRRMLELAIVENVQRANLNPIEEAESYRRLIEECGLRQDEVAERIARDRTTVSNFLRLLKLPIEIQESLRKGELGMGHAKAILAIADPAYQVALWRTAVTESYSVRRLEELARKAASEQGASGNAGRKRVGRPMKEQAADGQNEAVVPMESSLKQKLQTQVRIRMKNETQGEIALEFYSLDDLERIADLLLSLDVQ from the coding sequence ATGTCTAAGACCAAATTCTCACTCGGCAAAGGCCTTTCGGCGCTGATCCCGACGGCTGACAGCGACGCCACCGCCGCACTCGAATCACCCGATGTAGCCTCGAAGCTCGGCTCGGTCGCGATGGTCGCACTTTCCGAGATCGCGCCGAACCCGCAGCAACCCAGGCAGGACTTCGAGCCCGAAGCGCTCGGCGAACTCGTCGAGTCGATCCGCAGCCACGGCATCATCCAGCCCGTGACCATCCGCCGCAAACCGAGCGGCGGGTACGAACTCATCTCCGGCGAACGTCGTGTCCGCGCAGCTCGCATTGCAGGTCTGTCCGAGATCCCGGCATATGTGATCGAAGTCGACACCGACCGCCGAATGCTCGAGCTTGCGATTGTCGAAAACGTCCAGCGCGCGAACCTCAACCCGATCGAAGAAGCGGAATCCTATCGCCGGCTGATCGAGGAGTGCGGACTGCGTCAAGATGAAGTTGCCGAACGCATTGCACGTGACCGCACGACGGTCTCGAATTTCCTGCGCTTGCTGAAGCTGCCGATCGAGATCCAGGAATCGCTGCGCAAAGGCGAGCTCGGCATGGGTCATGCGAAGGCGATTCTCGCAATAGCCGACCCTGCGTACCAAGTGGCGCTCTGGCGTACCGCCGTCACCGAGAGCTACTCCGTGCGTCGCCTCGAAGAACTTGCCCGAAAGGCCGCCTCCGAGCAAGGCGCAAGCGGCAACGCCGGACGCAAGCGCGTCGGCCGCCCGATGAAGGAACAAGCCGCCGACGGACAGAACGAGGCCGTCGTCCCCATGGAATCGTCGTTGAAACAAAAGCTTCAAACACAGGTACGTATTCGTATGAAGAACGAGACGCAGGGCGAGATCGCCCTCGAGTTCTACTCTCTCGACGATCTCGAACGAATCGCGGACCTACTCTTATCGCTCGACGTACAGTAA
- a CDS encoding NUDIX hydrolase, with translation MAHRRRSSLPPWRTLEEHEVFHTRIFDLDAARRREDETGNEGEFYILRSPNWINVVAITTAGMLVLVDQFRHGTEHFELEIVGGIVNPDESSIDAALRELREETGYVVTAESHIECIGSVLPNPAFLDNRCDTILVTQVERRADVEFDEHENIAVVLEPITRMHELVRSGEITHSLVINAFYWYDLWRKNNKG, from the coding sequence GTGGCACATCGTCGGCGCAGCAGCCTCCCACCGTGGCGGACACTCGAAGAACACGAGGTCTTTCATACACGCATTTTCGATCTTGATGCTGCACGCCGCCGTGAAGACGAGACCGGCAACGAAGGCGAATTCTATATCCTGCGCTCTCCGAACTGGATCAATGTCGTCGCGATCACAACAGCAGGTATGCTTGTCCTGGTCGATCAATTTCGGCATGGCACCGAGCATTTCGAGCTCGAGATCGTCGGCGGCATCGTCAACCCGGACGAGTCGAGCATCGACGCCGCATTACGAGAACTGCGCGAAGAAACTGGCTACGTCGTAACGGCGGAAAGCCATATCGAATGTATCGGTTCAGTCCTGCCGAACCCGGCATTCCTCGATAACCGCTGCGATACGATCCTCGTCACGCAGGTCGAACGCCGAGCCGATGTCGAGTTCGACGAACACGAGAACATTGCTGTCGTACTCGAACCCATAACCCGTATGCACGAACTGGTTCGAAGCGGCGAGATTACGCATTCGCTTGTCATCAATGCGTTCTATTGGTACGATCTCTGGCGTAAGAATAATAAAGGGTAA
- a CDS encoding response regulator — protein MRARPCIALVLLLVLPSVLHAQRNPRIDSLRRALPGANTDTARFDILSQLLDLERGIDSAAAASDLERLGTLRSGHLDSRRLGMIEVHFSMSAHLAGNYDLAKTYAQKAIDIGDRHSDARVSAFGYGMLGDIELEQGHLKEALENFYRELDLSTHARDTFQMGKSNTDLSCVFSDQGDHLRAHGFSREAYRLYSAIHNPDGMAVSAQNMAGYFMSGADSSITESAAMDSALYYTRLGLRAVAGLPAGEQHAQGYFLLAQAFNRKHEQDSAFYYYRRAIEGFRTCGDEGRISFLAQAMIELSDLFRSNGRMDSALSYLRATEAMLKNTTNRRVIDNVYSQLSGAYATMGDFGKAYELLDRAGVLHDSLFSAEKARMLANIDGLYQSSQKEKQLAEQGEALRTQGMMNYGALGLGLVIAAFVVLMVRTNRQQQRANHELEQATARAEESERYEQQFLANMSHEIRTPMNAVLGMTTLLLDTETTPKQREYLEAMKTSSENLLVIINDILDVSKLREGKMELEAVPTRLRDVVSKVLRTMQYKASDKGIALAATLDELLPHAVLADPGRLTQVLLNLVGNAIKFTERGSVGVSVRLLERTDDTATIEFAVTDTGIGIAPQQQAAIFDSFKQAEAGITRKFGGTGLGLSISKTLVELMGSTIRVQSTPGQGSVFSFAVQFPLATDEAESVAPTQAVSAAALAGLRVLLAEDNEYNQIVLVDTLKHLIGNVSIDVADNGLEAVRLAESGSYDIVLMDVQMPVMDGLEATRRIRLLTEERRRAVPIIALTASIVKGDIEQCLAAGMNAYVPKPFKREELLEALARFTQSRTA, from the coding sequence ATGCGAGCCCGCCCATGCATCGCACTTGTCCTGCTTCTGGTGCTGCCGTCGGTTCTGCACGCACAGCGTAACCCTCGGATCGACAGCCTTCGCCGTGCGCTCCCCGGTGCAAATACCGATACGGCCCGGTTCGATATTCTCTCGCAACTGCTCGACCTCGAACGCGGCATAGATTCTGCAGCCGCTGCGTCTGACCTTGAGCGGTTGGGTACCTTGCGCAGCGGACATCTCGATAGCCGACGCCTCGGGATGATCGAAGTGCATTTCTCGATGTCTGCTCACTTGGCCGGCAACTACGATCTGGCCAAGACCTATGCCCAAAAGGCCATCGACATTGGCGATCGTCACAGTGATGCCCGGGTCAGCGCGTTCGGCTACGGGATGCTCGGCGATATCGAACTCGAGCAAGGGCACCTCAAGGAGGCGTTGGAGAATTTTTACAGAGAGCTCGATCTCAGTACCCACGCCCGTGATACATTCCAGATGGGGAAATCGAATACGGACCTGAGCTGCGTATTCAGCGATCAAGGCGATCATCTTCGTGCACATGGGTTCTCGCGCGAAGCGTACCGACTGTACTCTGCGATCCACAATCCGGACGGTATGGCTGTCAGCGCACAGAACATGGCTGGCTATTTCATGAGCGGCGCTGATAGCTCGATCACCGAATCTGCGGCGATGGATTCGGCGCTCTACTATACGCGTCTCGGCTTGCGTGCTGTCGCCGGCTTGCCCGCAGGCGAGCAACACGCACAAGGCTACTTCCTCTTGGCCCAGGCGTTCAATCGCAAGCACGAGCAGGACAGCGCCTTCTATTATTACCGGCGTGCGATCGAAGGGTTTCGTACATGCGGCGACGAAGGGCGGATCAGTTTTCTCGCACAGGCGATGATCGAGCTCTCGGATCTCTTCCGCTCGAACGGCCGGATGGACAGTGCACTGAGCTACCTGCGTGCGACCGAGGCGATGCTCAAGAACACGACCAATCGTCGTGTGATCGATAACGTGTATAGCCAGCTCAGCGGGGCGTACGCGACGATGGGCGACTTCGGCAAGGCGTATGAGTTGCTTGACCGCGCGGGTGTGCTCCATGATTCACTCTTCAGTGCGGAAAAAGCGCGGATGCTTGCGAATATCGATGGGCTCTATCAGTCGTCACAAAAAGAGAAACAGCTCGCCGAACAGGGGGAAGCGTTACGGACCCAAGGGATGATGAATTATGGCGCACTTGGGCTTGGTCTCGTCATCGCTGCATTCGTCGTGTTGATGGTCCGCACCAACCGCCAGCAGCAGCGGGCGAATCATGAGCTTGAACAAGCGACCGCGAGAGCCGAAGAGAGCGAACGATACGAGCAGCAGTTTCTGGCGAACATGAGCCACGAGATCCGCACGCCGATGAATGCGGTGCTCGGAATGACCACACTGCTGCTCGATACCGAGACCACGCCGAAGCAGCGAGAGTACCTCGAAGCGATGAAGACGTCATCCGAGAATCTGCTCGTGATCATCAACGACATTCTCGACGTCTCGAAATTGCGCGAAGGGAAGATGGAGCTCGAAGCCGTCCCGACACGTCTTCGCGATGTCGTCAGCAAAGTGCTCCGGACAATGCAGTACAAAGCCTCCGATAAAGGCATTGCGCTCGCTGCGACGCTCGACGAACTGTTGCCGCACGCCGTACTTGCCGATCCGGGCAGACTGACACAGGTGCTGTTGAATCTCGTTGGCAATGCGATCAAGTTCACCGAGCGCGGCTCGGTCGGCGTCTCGGTCCGACTGCTCGAACGAACGGACGATACAGCTACGATCGAATTCGCAGTCACCGATACCGGCATCGGCATCGCACCGCAGCAGCAGGCGGCGATCTTCGACTCGTTCAAGCAGGCGGAGGCAGGGATTACCCGCAAGTTCGGGGGGACGGGGCTCGGACTCTCGATTTCGAAAACGCTGGTCGAGTTGATGGGCAGTACGATACGAGTGCAGAGTACTCCCGGCCAAGGCTCGGTCTTCTCGTTCGCTGTGCAATTTCCGCTGGCGACCGACGAAGCTGAGTCGGTCGCACCGACGCAGGCCGTCAGCGCTGCTGCGCTAGCCGGGTTGCGCGTACTACTCGCAGAAGATAACGAGTATAACCAGATTGTCCTTGTCGATACGCTCAAACATCTGATCGGCAATGTGAGTATTGATGTGGCGGACAATGGTCTCGAAGCCGTTCGGCTCGCGGAGTCCGGCTCGTACGACATCGTGCTGATGGACGTTCAGATGCCCGTGATGGACGGCCTCGAGGCGACGCGCCGCATTCGCTTGCTTACTGAGGAGCGACGTCGCGCAGTGCCCATCATTGCACTCACCGCCAGCATTGTCAAAGGCGACATTGAGCAATGCCTCGCTGCCGGCATGAACGCCTATGTGCCGAAGCCATTCAAGCGGGAGGAACTGCTCGAAGCGCTTGCCCGATTTACCCAGTCTCGAACGGCATAG
- a CDS encoding ParA family protein, with protein sequence MGKIITIANQKGGVGKTTTAVNLAAALAHSGFRTLLVDIDAQANATSGLGIDPKPLTKTIYEVLVGKEQPASVILASNIANLSVLPSHINLVGAEIELIDMEDREHVMKRALAQISGQYDYILIDCPPSLSLLTLNALAASNSVLIPVQCEYYALEGLGQLLNTINIVKKHLNPPLDIEGVLLTMYDARLRLSNQVVGEVQRYFDQKVFKVVISRNVRLSEAPSHGMPVSSYDAASTGAKQYADLAREVIDRNPTIKPRVA encoded by the coding sequence TTGGGAAAGATCATTACCATAGCGAACCAGAAAGGCGGCGTCGGAAAGACGACGACGGCGGTCAACCTTGCGGCTGCATTGGCCCATAGCGGGTTTCGGACCCTGTTGGTCGATATCGACGCACAGGCAAATGCAACGAGCGGGCTCGGGATCGACCCAAAACCGCTTACCAAGACCATCTACGAGGTGCTTGTCGGGAAAGAGCAACCGGCAAGTGTGATCCTTGCGTCGAATATTGCAAACCTCTCCGTCTTGCCGTCGCATATTAATCTTGTCGGTGCCGAGATTGAGCTGATCGATATGGAAGATCGCGAGCATGTCATGAAACGCGCGCTCGCGCAGATCAGCGGCCAGTACGATTACATTCTGATCGACTGCCCGCCGTCGTTGAGCCTGCTGACGCTCAATGCGCTTGCAGCGAGCAACAGCGTGCTGATCCCCGTGCAATGTGAATATTACGCCCTCGAAGGTCTTGGGCAGCTCTTGAATACGATCAATATCGTCAAGAAGCACCTGAACCCGCCGCTCGATATCGAAGGCGTGCTCCTGACCATGTACGATGCTCGGTTGCGGTTGTCCAATCAGGTGGTTGGCGAAGTACAGCGATATTTCGATCAAAAAGTGTTCAAGGTCGTCATCTCGCGCAACGTGCGGCTTTCGGAAGCGCCGAGCCACGGCATGCCGGTCTCGAGCTACGATGCGGCAAGCACCGGGGCGAAACAATATGCGGATCTTGCGCGCGAAGTGATCGATCGCAACCCAACGATCAAGCCGCGCGTGGCCTGA
- a CDS encoding NHL repeat-containing protein, whose amino-acid sequence MTSTSPIPRAHIRTSPPPLLPPNRGALVFAWAFSLLVLASCSSAPRLSIPVFEKDQFIGTLTVKRSFGHFTDASALSFDQFGDLYVTDGGGNGLYKFNRKGDSLAAVVAQGHDHGQFDRPLGVDASLTNSVAVADRNNYRIEVFSRDLIYQSTIEGHAPGSQIQFGYPSAVCRSTTGYYYVIDGERHRLIAFNPATGVQRAFTTVADEHHYELFPRDIALDAGEYVAVADVNSGGIKLFNSTGSTVKEVRYRPASEARMTVSGNDLVAFDHVANTVRLFDFRELTYAGSYSLPQELKNAVTVVKRDDELYVLTKDKVVVCSIHSASDLN is encoded by the coding sequence ATGACTTCGACGTCTCCGATCCCGCGGGCGCACATCCGTACATCTCCGCCCCCGCTTCTTCCGCCGAACCGTGGCGCGTTGGTGTTCGCGTGGGCTTTTAGCCTGCTCGTGCTTGCGAGCTGCTCGTCGGCGCCGCGCCTTTCGATTCCCGTCTTTGAAAAAGATCAGTTCATCGGGACACTGACCGTCAAGCGGTCGTTCGGACATTTTACCGACGCATCAGCACTCTCGTTCGATCAGTTCGGCGATTTGTACGTGACCGATGGCGGAGGAAATGGTCTCTACAAATTTAATCGCAAGGGTGATAGTCTTGCCGCTGTCGTCGCTCAGGGACATGACCACGGACAGTTCGACCGTCCGCTTGGTGTCGATGCAAGCCTAACGAACTCGGTTGCCGTTGCCGATCGCAATAATTATCGTATCGAAGTCTTTTCCCGCGATCTCATCTATCAGTCGACGATCGAAGGGCATGCACCGGGCTCGCAGATCCAATTTGGCTATCCCTCGGCCGTATGCCGCAGCACCACGGGGTATTACTATGTGATCGACGGCGAACGTCATCGGCTTATCGCCTTCAATCCCGCAACCGGTGTGCAGCGCGCGTTTACAACCGTCGCCGACGAGCATCACTACGAACTCTTTCCGCGCGATATCGCCCTCGATGCCGGCGAGTATGTCGCCGTCGCCGATGTCAACAGCGGGGGCATCAAGCTGTTCAATTCTACGGGTAGCACCGTCAAAGAGGTTCGCTATCGTCCCGCATCCGAAGCGCGAATGACGGTGAGCGGCAACGACCTGGTTGCGTTCGATCATGTTGCAAATACCGTTCGGCTCTTCGATTTCCGCGAATTGACCTATGCCGGTTCGTACTCGCTCCCACAGGAATTGAAGAATGCGGTCACAGTCGTCAAACGCGACGACGAACTCTATGTGCTGACAAAGGACAAGGTGGTGGTATGTTCGATCCATTCGGCAAGCGACCTGAATTAG
- a CDS encoding reactive intermediate/imine deaminase (has endoribonuclease activity on mRNA) — MIEHIQTSNAPAPIGPYSQAVHTGTLLFCSGQIALDPATGQMVTSSIEEETRLVLRNLVAVLEAGGASAASVVKTTIFLTNMADFPAVNALYEEVFGASKPARSTIAVAALPKAGRIEIEAIAVVRS; from the coding sequence ATGATCGAACATATCCAGACTTCGAACGCACCCGCGCCGATCGGCCCCTACTCGCAAGCCGTGCATACCGGCACCTTGCTGTTTTGCTCCGGCCAGATCGCGCTCGATCCTGCAACCGGCCAGATGGTGACGTCCTCGATCGAAGAGGAAACGCGCCTCGTACTGCGCAATCTTGTCGCGGTGCTCGAAGCCGGCGGCGCGTCGGCTGCAAGCGTTGTCAAGACAACGATCTTCCTGACGAACATGGCCGATTTCCCTGCCGTCAATGCGCTCTACGAAGAAGTGTTCGGCGCGTCGAAGCCTGCCAGAAGCACGATCGCCGTCGCGGCCCTGCCGAAAGCCGGACGCATCGAGATCGAAGCTATCGCCGTCGTTCGCTCATAA